The DNA segment CCAGCGGGGATACTAGCTAGCAAACTCTACCTCTAAGGAAATTCCTTCTGGAGTCTTGAACCTAACACAGGGGTGCAATTTCCCGCAAACCACAAGGGCTCACGTGGTAGCCATCCAAGAGTTCATCGGCAGGCACTTTCAAGGCTCCCAGCCTCCGCCAAAAGACTGCGGAAGGGTGGCGCACCCAGCTTCGCCTGTTTCGACGGAGCGTGGATCTCGCTCGAACGATAAAACCCAGAGGCACGGTGAAACGCCGTGCCTCTGTCTGTTGGACGACCCCAGGATGGAACCTATGCCGTTCTTCTCGGCCGCGTGGTCAGATCACGGAGTGCCGTTAGCAGGCTGGACCACTGCATGCCGTTGAGCTTGGAGAGATAGGGGATCAGTTCCGCGATGAATTCATCCGCCATGAGTTCCCGAATCTCACGCTCCCGGGTGCAACCGCCGTTGATCAACTCCGGCACTGTAACCTCCAGCGCGTTGGCCAGCCTTTCAAGCGAGGAAAGGGTAGGAGTAGCTTTCTCGTTCTCGATCTTGGAGACGTAGGTGCGCGGCACACGCATGCGCAGGGCGAGCTGGCGTTGGCTTAGCCCGCTGCGCTGACGCAGAGTGCGAATCGCGAGTGCAACCTGCAGATGTCCATTGCCTGATCCCAGGGTAGGGCCGATAACGCGCTCAGGAGCAGTTACTGGAGCGGGCTCCGGTTCCGGTTCCTCGTCCAGCGGCAGGCGGCAACGCCGGCAGTTGTTGCTCAAGGTTCGAAACTGGACGAGCAGGCAGCGGTCGCATCTCACCACTTCCCGTGAATCAACGGGTGCTAAAGTTGTAGCCATCCAGGTTGCGCGAGATGCCAGAGCGGGCATCCATGATCCCGGACCAACTGGGAGCGTAATTTGAGGCATACGACATACCGTGTCAAGTGAATTTTCGGTGTAAAAGCAGGCGAAGATTCCGCTGACTGCCAAAATCAACCGAAGATAACCGGCGAAAAACCGGAGAAAACATGGGAAGCTGACGATGGATCGTGAGAGCACGTGGAGTTTACTTTGTGAATACACCCTCTCGGAAAGCCTGCGGAAACATGCTATGGCCGTCGAGGCCTGCATGCAGGCCTACGCCCGCAAATTCGGCGAGGACGAAGAAAAATGGGGCATCACGGGCCTGATTCACGATTTCGATTATGAGCGTTGGCCCTCACCCGACGACCACCCCTTCAAAGGCAACGAGATTCTTGGACAGCGCGGATATTCGGAGGAGATCCGACGCGCCATTCTGTCGCATGCCGATTATTCCGGTGTTAAGCGGGAGAGCCGCATGGAAAAGACTCTGTACGCGTGCGACGAGCTAGCGGGATTCATCACTGCCTCCGTGTTGGTAAAGCCCAATAAGTCGCTGGCCGAGCTCGACGCCAGGAGCGTGCGCAAAAAAATGAAGGACAAAGCCTTCGCACGCTCGGTTCATCGTGAGGACATCATCAACGGCGCCGCCGACCTGGGTGTCGATCTCGACGAGCACATCTCGTTCTGCATCGAGGCGATGAAAAACGTCGCCGCGAAGCTGGGGCTGGATGGATCCGCCAAGAACCAGGGAGGGGCTGCTGTTTCCAGGGCTGATGAAGTCGGAAATGTGTAAGCCGGTAAGGTTAGTGAACCGGCTTCGAGCAGCTGCAGATCCCTTGCGCGCTTCACGGGCTCGTTGTAACAGCCTAAACCTGCAAGGCTTCGGCCAGCTTGCCATCGGTTATCACCTCCGCCGCGCGAGCGAAGTCTCCCGCCAGAACGCGGTCGCCGCTCAGCGCTGGAACTGCGGCGCGAATGGCGCGATAAGCCGCCTGTCCACGCTTGCCCGGTTTCAGTGGCGCCAGGAAGTCCATCGCCTGGGCTGCGCATAGAGCCTCGATCGCCAGCACAGTAAGCGTGTTCTGAACGATCTTTTTCAATTTGATTGCTCCGGTCATCCCCATGGAGACGTAATCCTCCTTGTTACCTGAGGTGGTGATCGAGTCCACGGAGGCGGGATGCGCCAGAACTTTGTTCTCGCTGACCAGAGCGGCGGCGGTGACCTGGGCCATCATGAAGCCGGAATTCAATCCGGCGTCGCTGGCGAGGAAAGGTGGCAAGCCTTCATTGAGCGAGGGATTCACTAATCGCTCGACCCGGCGCTCCGAAATCCCGGCAAGTGCACTGAGGGCGATGGCAAGAAAATCCAGGGCGAATGCCACCGGTTCACCGTGAAAGTTGCCTCCGGACAGAATCTCGCCCTTCACCGGCGCTTTTCTCTCGCCAACCTGTTTCGCTTCGAGAAACACCAGGGGATTATCGACGGCGGAGTTGATCTCAGTCTCGAACACCTCGCGACAGTGCCGGAGCGTGTCGCGCACCGCCCCATGCACCTGCGGTATGCAACGCAGTGAGTAGGCATCCTGGATACGCCCGCATTGGCGGTGGGACTCGCGGATGGCGCTGCCCTCGATCATCTTACGCAGATTGGCAGCGCTCTGCTTCTGTCCGGCATGCGGCCGGACGTTTTGTATGCGCTCATCCATGGCAACATCGGTGCCCCGGAGCGCATCGAGTGAGAGACCGGCGATCACATCGGCGCTGTCCACCATGGTCTGGGCGGCGATCAGGGCCAGCGATCCGACTGCCAGCATGGCCTGGGTTCCGTTGATGAGCGAAATCGCTTCTTTGGCCTGCAGTTCGAGTCTAGCGATCTGGGCGCGCTGCAAGGCATCGGCGCCGCTCAAGCGCGGTCCTTCAAACATCGCTTCACCCTCGCCGATCAAGACAAGTGCCAGATGGGCCAGCGGGGCCAGGTCGCCGCTCGCACCCACACTGCCCTGTGATGGCACCACCGGATGCACGTTGCGGTTGAGCAGTTCACAAAGCGTGTCGATGATCTGAGGGCGTATTCCGGAATAACCTTTGGCGAGAGAATTGGCCCGCAAGAGCAGCATCGCCCTGGTTTCAGCTTCGGATAGCGGTTCGCCTACCCCGACCGAATGGGAGCGCAGCAGATTAATCTGGAGTTCGCGAATCTGGTCTGGCGGAATGCGCACATCACTCAACTTCCCTACTCCGGTGGTCACCGCATAGGCTGCCTGGTTGCTGGCCACGATTTGGTCTACCAGTGCTCGCGCACGTTCCACTTGCTCGCGAGCGTCGGGCGCCAGCAAAACGGGGCGCCGCTGATAAACCACTTCTTGGAGATCGGAGAAAGATAAATCGTTTCCGTTGATGTGAAGGGCTTTCATGGAATGTGGGCCTGGACTCCCGAAGTGCAAAGATCAATACGAGTCTTGCCTGAATTATTCATGAATCGGATGTGCTTTCGGTAAAGCAGGCAGGAGAGGCTGTATAAAAATCTGCGTGCTGTCCCTGTCGGGACTCATCTTCTTTCACTTCCTCTCCCGGCACCGAGCTGCCGGGCTACTTTGTGCCGCCGCTGCGCGGCTTGAGTTGTAGTTGCTTCCACTTCTCCTTTACAAGGAGTTGTGGCGCAGTATCTAACGCCCTCCTCCACCACAACACATCTGCTGCTGAACAATACAGGCTATTCCTTCCCCTGCAAGACGCGACTTCTTTCCACCGCCGCCCGAAAAGCCTGGACGTATTTTTCCGGCATGTTGGTTACTTTCAAATCCGCGTCAGTGACGATATGCGTGGTCTCGCCTTCGGCCAACAATTGGGAATCGGTTTCGCGCAGCACCTTATAGCCGAACTGAACCATGCTGCTGCGGACCCTACGAATGTGCGTGCGCACCAGAATCTGGTCGTCGTAGAGCGCGGGTGACTTGTAGCGGCAGCGGGCATCGGCCACGGCTATGCGGCATCCATCCTGGCTTTCCATGTCTTTGTAGTTGAAGCCTAGTTGGCGCAGCAAGTCCACGCGCCCCACCTCGAACCAGACGAAATAATTGGCATGATAGACGACACCCATCTGGTCGGTTTCTGCGTAGCGCACGCGCAGCCGGCTTTCCGAGAAGGGCTTTTGATTTTCGCTGATCACGGGCAGTTGCCTTCTTATTCCCCCTGCCACTGAGGCTTGCGCTTTTCCAGGAAGGCTGTAATTCCTTCCCGGAAATCTTGCGTGGTGCGGATGC comes from the Terriglobales bacterium genome and includes:
- a CDS encoding helix-turn-helix transcriptional regulator, yielding MPALASRATWMATTLAPVDSREVVRCDRCLLVQFRTLSNNCRRCRLPLDEEPEPEPAPVTAPERVIGPTLGSGNGHLQVALAIRTLRQRSGLSQRQLALRMRVPRTYVSKIENEKATPTLSSLERLANALEVTVPELINGGCTREREIRELMADEFIAELIPYLSKLNGMQWSSLLTALRDLTTRPRRTA
- a CDS encoding HDIG domain-containing protein, with amino-acid sequence MDRESTWSLLCEYTLSESLRKHAMAVEACMQAYARKFGEDEEKWGITGLIHDFDYERWPSPDDHPFKGNEILGQRGYSEEIRRAILSHADYSGVKRESRMEKTLYACDELAGFITASVLVKPNKSLAELDARSVRKKMKDKAFARSVHREDIINGAADLGVDLDEHISFCIEAMKNVAAKLGLDGSAKNQGGAAVSRADEVGNV
- the hutH gene encoding histidine ammonia-lyase, with translation MKALHINGNDLSFSDLQEVVYQRRPVLLAPDAREQVERARALVDQIVASNQAAYAVTTGVGKLSDVRIPPDQIRELQINLLRSHSVGVGEPLSEAETRAMLLLRANSLAKGYSGIRPQIIDTLCELLNRNVHPVVPSQGSVGASGDLAPLAHLALVLIGEGEAMFEGPRLSGADALQRAQIARLELQAKEAISLINGTQAMLAVGSLALIAAQTMVDSADVIAGLSLDALRGTDVAMDERIQNVRPHAGQKQSAANLRKMIEGSAIRESHRQCGRIQDAYSLRCIPQVHGAVRDTLRHCREVFETEINSAVDNPLVFLEAKQVGERKAPVKGEILSGGNFHGEPVAFALDFLAIALSALAGISERRVERLVNPSLNEGLPPFLASDAGLNSGFMMAQVTAAALVSENKVLAHPASVDSITTSGNKEDYVSMGMTGAIKLKKIVQNTLTVLAIEALCAAQAMDFLAPLKPGKRGQAAYRAIRAAVPALSGDRVLAGDFARAAEVITDGKLAEALQV
- a CDS encoding thioesterase family protein; the protein is MISENQKPFSESRLRVRYAETDQMGVVYHANYFVWFEVGRVDLLRQLGFNYKDMESQDGCRIAVADARCRYKSPALYDDQILVRTHIRRVRSSMVQFGYKVLRETDSQLLAEGETTHIVTDADLKVTNMPEKYVQAFRAAVERSRVLQGKE